From one Bos indicus x Bos taurus breed Angus x Brahman F1 hybrid chromosome 7, Bos_hybrid_MaternalHap_v2.0, whole genome shotgun sequence genomic stretch:
- the SPRY4 gene encoding protein sprouty homolog 4 isoform X1, whose product MLCNCLAVAFLSPASAGAKAPRPPRVPLYSGTELCQAPRLPAALGLWWGLKVRLHNARRVGAGGRGCVRRRDKSPAFPPSFLVVPGLTSPRRKKDRDGPLEACYSAHPRTSGPMEPPIPQSVPLTPSSVMVQPLLDSRTAHSRLQHPLTILPIDQMKTSHVENDYIDNPGLAPPSGPKRTRGGAPELAPTPARCDQDVTHHWISFSGRPSSVSSSSSTSSDQRLLDHMAPPPVADQASPRAVRIQPKAIHCKPLDLKGPAGPPELDKHFLLCEACGKCKCKECASPRTLPSCWVCNQECLCSAQTLVNYGTCMCLVQGIFYHCTNEDDEGSCADHPCSCSRSNCCARWSFMGALSLVLPCLLCYLPATGCVKLAQRGYDRLRRPGCRCKHTNSVICKAAAGDAKASRPDKPF is encoded by the exons ATGCTGTGCAACTGCCTTGCAGTTGCCTTCCTTTCCCCGGCCTCTGCAGGGGCCAAGGCTCCTCGGCCTCCTCGTGTCCCCCTATACTCTGGCACCGAATTGTGCCAGGCCCCGAGGCTCCCGGCCGCTCTGGGGCTGTGGTGGGGGCTGAAGGTGCGTTTACATAACGCCAGGCGTGTGGGAGCTGGAGGAAGAGGTTGCGTGCGTAGGAGAGATAAGTCTCCcgccttccctccttccttcttggtGGTACCAGGCTTGACATCACCGAGAAGAAAGAAGGACAGAGACG GGCCCCTAGAAGCCTGTTACTCCGCACATCCCAGGACCTCCGGCCCCATGGAGCCCCCGATCCCACAGAGCGTCCCCTTGACTCCCAGCTCAGTCATGGTCCAGCCCCTACTGGACAGCCGTACGGCCCACAGCCGGCTCCAGCACCCTCTCACCATCCTTCCCATCGACCAGATGAAGACCAGCCACGTGGAGAACGACTACATCGACAACCCTGGCCTGGCACCCCCCTCTGGCCCCAAGCGGACCCGGGGTGGAGCCCCAGAGCTGGCCCCAACCCCAGCCCGCTGTGACCAGGACGTCACCCACCACTGGATCTCCTTCAGCGGGCGCCCCAGCTctgtgagcagcagcagcagcacgtccTCTGACCAGCGCCTCTTAGACCACATGGCACCCCCACCCGTGGCTGATCAGGCCTCCCCGAGGGCTGTGCGCATCCAGCCCAAGGCCATCCACTGCAAGCCGCTGGACCTTAAGGGCCCCGCTGGCCCCCCAGAGCTGGACAAGCACTTCTTGCTGTGCGAGGCCTGCGGGAAGTGTAAGTGCAAGGAGTGCGCGTCCCCCCGGACGTTGCCCTCCTGCTGGGTCTGCAACCAGGAGTGCCTGTGCTCGGCGCAGACACTGGTCAACTATGGCACCTGCATGTGCCTGGTGCAGGGCATCTTCTACCACTGCACCAACGAGGACGATGAGGGCTCCTGCGCCGACCACCCCTGCTCCTGCTCCCGCTCAAACTGCTGCGCCCGCTGGTCCTTCATGGGCGCCCTGTCCCTGGTGCTGCCCTGTCTGCTCTGCTACCTGCCTGCCACTGGCTGTGTGAAGCTGGCCCAGCGTGGCTACGACCGTCTGCGCCGCCCCGGATGCCGCTGCAAGCACACGAACAGCGTCATCTGCAAGGCAGCGGCTGGGGACGCCAAGGCCAGCAGACCGGACAAGCCTTTCTGA
- the SPRY4 gene encoding protein sprouty homolog 4 isoform X2: MEPPIPQSVPLTPSSVMVQPLLDSRTAHSRLQHPLTILPIDQMKTSHVENDYIDNPGLAPPSGPKRTRGGAPELAPTPARCDQDVTHHWISFSGRPSSVSSSSSTSSDQRLLDHMAPPPVADQASPRAVRIQPKAIHCKPLDLKGPAGPPELDKHFLLCEACGKCKCKECASPRTLPSCWVCNQECLCSAQTLVNYGTCMCLVQGIFYHCTNEDDEGSCADHPCSCSRSNCCARWSFMGALSLVLPCLLCYLPATGCVKLAQRGYDRLRRPGCRCKHTNSVICKAAAGDAKASRPDKPF, from the coding sequence ATGGAGCCCCCGATCCCACAGAGCGTCCCCTTGACTCCCAGCTCAGTCATGGTCCAGCCCCTACTGGACAGCCGTACGGCCCACAGCCGGCTCCAGCACCCTCTCACCATCCTTCCCATCGACCAGATGAAGACCAGCCACGTGGAGAACGACTACATCGACAACCCTGGCCTGGCACCCCCCTCTGGCCCCAAGCGGACCCGGGGTGGAGCCCCAGAGCTGGCCCCAACCCCAGCCCGCTGTGACCAGGACGTCACCCACCACTGGATCTCCTTCAGCGGGCGCCCCAGCTctgtgagcagcagcagcagcacgtccTCTGACCAGCGCCTCTTAGACCACATGGCACCCCCACCCGTGGCTGATCAGGCCTCCCCGAGGGCTGTGCGCATCCAGCCCAAGGCCATCCACTGCAAGCCGCTGGACCTTAAGGGCCCCGCTGGCCCCCCAGAGCTGGACAAGCACTTCTTGCTGTGCGAGGCCTGCGGGAAGTGTAAGTGCAAGGAGTGCGCGTCCCCCCGGACGTTGCCCTCCTGCTGGGTCTGCAACCAGGAGTGCCTGTGCTCGGCGCAGACACTGGTCAACTATGGCACCTGCATGTGCCTGGTGCAGGGCATCTTCTACCACTGCACCAACGAGGACGATGAGGGCTCCTGCGCCGACCACCCCTGCTCCTGCTCCCGCTCAAACTGCTGCGCCCGCTGGTCCTTCATGGGCGCCCTGTCCCTGGTGCTGCCCTGTCTGCTCTGCTACCTGCCTGCCACTGGCTGTGTGAAGCTGGCCCAGCGTGGCTACGACCGTCTGCGCCGCCCCGGATGCCGCTGCAAGCACACGAACAGCGTCATCTGCAAGGCAGCGGCTGGGGACGCCAAGGCCAGCAGACCGGACAAGCCTTTCTGA